In the Panthera uncia isolate 11264 chromosome D2, Puncia_PCG_1.0, whole genome shotgun sequence genome, one interval contains:
- the LOC125933025 gene encoding CUB and zona pellucida-like domain-containing protein 1, producing MEAVSRLVPLALFIVPCLAEFNWTKSEGKSSCRATVGGTSQSDAHRALILQLNPNEDCTWTLEKPENKSIRIIFSHFRLDPSGGCKNENIKVFDGNSTKGSVLGKVCSKHDYVPVFESSSDTLTVQIVTDSVRMQRTVFIFYYYFSPGSSIPNCGGYLDASEGSFTSPNYPNPHPALAYCVWHIQVEKGYKIKLHFKDIFIEVDEYCRFDFIAVYDGSSTTSGLLGQVCGYVKPTFESSSDSLTVVLSTDYANSYRGFTASYTSVYAGNVNTTSLTCSSDKMRVIISKSYLGLLKYSENNLQLNDPTCRPKISNVVEFSIPLDGCGTVKKVEDHSITYTNIITLIPSSASEVITRQKHLQIVLKCEMERNSTVEMMYITEDDIIQNQNVLGKYNTSMALFESNSFEKPLLESPYYVDLNQTLFVQVSVHTSDPDLVVFLDTCIASPTSDFASPTYDLIRSGCSRDETCEVYPFSGHHGRFQFNAFKFLRNLGSVYLQCKILICDSSDHQSRCNQGCVSRRKRDISSYKWKADSVIGPIRLKRGQSASGNSGFQYQIHGEETQNQPFNSLQLFLFMALALNVVIVATITVRHFVKQRTDYKYQKLQNIN from the exons ATGGAGGCTGTGAGCAGGCTTGTCCCCTTGGCCCTTTTCATCGTGCCGTGTTTGGCAGAGTTCAACTGGACCAAGTCTGAAG GCAAATCTAGCTGCCGGGCCACTGTGGGAGGCACCAGCCAATCGGATGCCCATAGAGCCCTAATCCTGCAACTCAATCCCAATGAGGACTGCACCTGGACACtagaaaaaccagaaaacaaaagcatcaGAATCATTTTTTCCCACTTCCG GCTGGATCCCAGTGGAGggtgtaaaaatgaaaacattaaagtttttGATGGAAACTCTACCAAGGGGTCTGTGCTCGGGAAAGTCTGCAGTAAACATGACTACGTTCCTGTTTTTGAGTCATCATCCGATACGTTAACGGTTCAAATAGTCACCGATTCTGTAAGAATGCAAAGAACTGTCTTCATCTTCTACTACTACTTCTCACCCGGCAGCT CTATTCCAAACTGTGGTGGTTACTTGGATGCCTCCGAAGGATCCTTTACCAGCCCCAATTACCCAAATCCACATCCTGCACTGGCTTATTGTGTGTGGCACATACAAGTGGAGAAAGGTTACAAGATAAAATTACACTTCAAAGACATTTT CATAGAAGTGGACGAATACTGCAGATTTGACTTCATTGCCGTTTATGATGGCTCCTCCACCACCTCTGGCCTGCTTGGACAAGTGTGTGGCTACGTGAAGCCCACCTTTGAATCCTCGTCGGACTCGCTGACCGTTGTGCTATCTACAGATTACGCCAACTCCTACCGAGGCTTCACTGCTTCCTACACTTCAGTTTACGCGGGAAACGTCAACACTA CATCCTTAACTTGCTCCTCAGACAAGATGAGAGTTATCATTAGTAAATCCTACCTGGGATTATTAAAATATAGTGAGAATAACTTACAACTAAATGACCCAACTTGCAGACCAAAGATATCAAATGTGGTGGAATTTTCTATTCCTCTGGATGGATGCGGTACAGTCAAAAAG GTAGAAGATCATTCAATTACTTACACCAACATAATCACTCTCATTCCGTCCTCCGCATCGGAAGTGATCACCCGCCAGAAGCATCTCCAGATTGTTCTGAAGTGTGAAATGGAACGTAATTCTACTGTGGAGATGATGTACATAACAGAAGATGACataatacaaaatcaaaatgtgCTGGGCAAATATAACACAAGCATGGCTCTTTTTGAATCCAATTCATTTGAAAAGCCTCTGCTGGAGTCCCCATATTATGTGGATTTGAACCAAACTCTTTTTGTTCAAGTCAGTGTCCACACCTCGGATCCAGATTTGGTGGTTTTTCTTGATACCTGTATTGCCTCTCCCACGTCTGACTTTGCATCCCCAACCTATGACCTCATCAGGAGTGG ATGTAGTCGAGATGAGACTTGTGAGGTGTATCCGTTTTCTGGACACCATGGAAGATTCCAATTTAATGCCTTTAAATTCTTGAGAAATCTGGGCTCCGTGTATCTACAGTGTAAGATTTTGATATGTGACAGTAGTGACCATCAGTCTCGCTGCAACCAAGGCTGTGTCTCTAGAAGGAAACGAGACATTTCTTCGTACAAATGGAAGGCGGATTCTGTCATAGGACCTATTCGTCTGAAAAGGGGTCAAAGTGCAAGTGGAAATTCAG GATTTCAGTATCAAATACATGGAGAAGAAACTCAGAATCAACCTTTCAACAGTCTGCAACTATTTTTATTCATGGCCCTTGCTCTGAATGTAGTGATTGTGGCTACGATCACAGTAAGGCATTTTGTGAAGCAGAGAACAGACTACAAGTACCAGAAGCTGCAGAATATTAACTAA
- the LOC125933024 gene encoding protein FAM24A-like, with amino-acid sequence MFSIAGGILVAMLVLMAVVICLYYKVANALKCSKAPLCLALKNSPLDKVAAAAITAGSYPNLQCCDECSLYADFDSLPPCFCDVNEGL; translated from the exons ATGTTCAGCATTGCTGGCGGTATCCTGGTGGCCATGCTTGTGCTGATGGCTGTTGTCATCTGTCTTTACTACAAAGTAGCCAACGCATTGAA ATGTTCAAAGGCACCTCTTTGTTTGGCCTTAAAAAATTCACCCCTGGACAAGGTCGCGGCCGCAGCCATCACTGCTGGGTCTTATCCCAACCTCCAATGCTGTGACGAATGTAGCTTGTATGCCGACTTTGATTCCCTGCCACCATGCTTCTGTGACGTAAACGAGGGACTCTGA